A window from Drosophila subobscura isolate 14011-0131.10 chromosome O, UCBerk_Dsub_1.0, whole genome shotgun sequence encodes these proteins:
- the LOC117898548 gene encoding kinesin-like protein Klp98A isoform X2 → MSSLKVAVRVRPFNTRENDMDAQLIIEMEGKKTRLSKPRLQSIRDAGRDNHHDFTFDYSYWSFDAEDPHFATQEQVYSDLGNDVVDCAYEGYNACVFAYGQTGSGKTFTMMGTPNNPGLIPRICEELFNRMRVGQESGTGYRTHASYLEIYNERVKDLLAAQSTGHGLRVREHRSLGPYVENLSQHAVSDFDEIQECIARGNAQRTTASTNMNDTSSRSHAIFTITFVQAVFMNDMPSETVSKIHLVDLAGSERANATGATGQRLKEGAHINKSLVTLGSVISALAEQTSAAHNNSTLATTPNSASKRVLYIPYRDSILTWLLKDSLGGNSKTIMIAALSPADCNYSETLSTLRYANRAKNIINKPTVNEDTNVKLIRELREEINKLKSMLTGDIQSLQPSLKVLADLQKKEAQEKVLTEEWTEKWKVAQSILQEQKSLGLRKSGVGVVLDSEMPHLIGIHNDMTTGVTLYSLKEGETRIGTEDAELAQDIELAGDGIRAQHCSIVLKGGVVTLHPWPLAQCWVNAHLIDEPKQISQGDIILLGRTNIFRFNNPAEAAKLRKDLSRSQLDMSRLSLITSSKENLLTCSIYSDEDGASPYKRPERQYYPQRPMSRDDPELQDENRKILDTIENALKQLNVERVQMHDQYKTKVRKLTEELIRLEEEEMDGLQILNCREQELVARKDMLLWEKTNEKVQIDIVCRQISAFQTQLDSKKRDFSEYVAKELQELQDCGKLDEMGMKIEEGTPLNDELLLQVSDSLDLFAAQFIKDTVRRNNEEIRKLDEEIAEKERILNASTSKIAKVDESMLEIQAQLERLRVERAESEAEAQAMRERKQTMKLQLGNKSMSMSTSTSTNEADDVSKSDTYETCDTFHTAQSNFSLVSSPTITEGQQTPLSNCSCEAEDEAEDTRKDDDISGSSEDASRTCTAGPSSGSGSGSGSVSTGIGAPTATPSSQAIMSDSGVCLDSRTQALLQNGHLNNYKQSVRTSDEDTGSCSSCELGRHSDISRPYCPLHSLRRKIAAQKALIMKNLESDLNKTQLDEQIADLQDLQRRYIQMEQEMLQTVQDLEAHAQCCADERSGMERQYELASSIMRSSVMSPTSMEESTSQIYPPSMTRSCPSMREFPEGDHFITIPSFVMRGAGKQTHYEYEVRIALPDGKLNILRRYSRFRELHLCMKHCYGAKISALPFPRRELFASNSEPVAKHRRRLLELYLRRLFVVCSKIPQCPIYEGPGGPGLTRASLVQLSSFFKKGLFENGKHGTG, encoded by the exons ATGTCATCGCTCAAGGTTGCTGTGCGGGTTCGCCCCTTTAACACGCG TGAGAATGACATGGACGCGCAGCTCATCATAGAGATGGAGGGCAAGAAGACGCGACTGAGTAAGCCACGATTGCAGTCGATACGCGATGCCGGCAGGGACAATCATCATGACTTCACCTTCGACTACTCGTATTGGTCATTCGATGCCGAGGATCCGCACTTTGCCACCCAGGAGCAGGTGTACAGCGATCTGGGCAACGATGTCGTCGATTGTGCCTACGAAG GCTACAATGCATGTGTGTTCGCCTACGGACAGACGGGCTCTGGCAAAACCTTCACGATGATGGGCACACCAAACAATCCGGGCTTGATACCGCGCATCTGCGAGGAGTTGTTCAATCGAATGCGCGTGGGCCAGGAATCGGGAACGGGCTACCGCACACATGCCAGCTACCTGGAGATCTACAATGAACGGGTGAAGGATCTGCTGGCAGCACAGAGCACTGGCCACGGGCTGAGAGTGCGCGAGCATCGGAGCTTGGGTCCCTACGTGGAGAATCTGTCGCAGCATGCAGTGTCCGATTTCGATGAGATTCAG GAGTGCATCGCTCGAGGGAATGCGCAACGCACCACGGCCAGCACAAACATGAACGATACGAGCAGTCGCAGTCACGCAATCTTCACGATCACATTTGTGCAGGCGGTCTTCATGAATGACATGCCAAGCGAGACAGTCTCGAAGATCCATTTGGTCGATTTGGCGGGCAG TGAGCGTGCGAATGCAACGGGTGCAACGGGTCAGCGTCTGAAGGAGGGTGCGCACATCAACAAGTCCCTGGTGACGCTGGGCAGCGTCATATCCGCTTTGGCGGAGCAAACGAGTGCCGCACACAACAATTCCACGCTGGCCACAACCCCGAATAGTGCCAGCAAGCGTGTGCTGTACATACCCTATCGCGACTCCATACTCACGTGGCTGCTGAAGGACAGTTTGGGTGGCAACAGCAAGACAATCATGATTGCTGCACTCTCGCCAGCGGACTGCAACTACAGCGAAACGCTGAGCACACTGCGCTATGCCAATCGAGCGAAGAATATCATCAATAAGCCCACAGTCAATGAGGATACCAATGTGAAGCTGATACGAGAGCTCAGGGAGGAGATCAACAAGCTGAAATCCATGCTAACGGGTGACATT CAATCATTGCAGCCATCGCTGAAGGTTTTGGCTGATCTGCAGAAGAAGGAGGCACAGGAGAAAGTGCTCACCGAAGAGTGGACGGAGAAATGGAAGGTGGCACAGTCAATTCTGCAGGAGCAAAAGAGTCTCGGGCTGCGTAAATCCGGCGTGGGAGTGGTCCTCGACTCAGAGATGCCGCATTTGATTGGCATCCACAATGATATGACCACCGGCGTGACCCTTTACAGTCtcaaagagggagagacacgCATTGGCACAGAGGATGCGGAGCTGGCGCAGGACATTGAGCTGGCTGGCGATGGTATACGCGCACAGCACTGCAGCATTGTGCTGAAGGGTGGCGTGGTTACGCTGCATCCCTGGCCGCTGGCCCAGTGCTGGGTGAATGCCCATTTGATTGACGAACCCAAACAGATCTCGCAGGGCGACATCATACTGCTGGGACGCACGAATATCTTTCGGTTCAACAATCCCGCGGAGGCGGCCAAGCTGCGCAAGGACTTGAGTCGTTCACAGCTGGATATGTCGCGCCTGTCGCTGATTACCTCGTCGAAGGAGAATCTGCTGACGTGCAGCATTTACTCGGACGAGGATGGTGCTTCGCCCTATAAGCGCCCCGAACGGCAGTATTATCCACAGCGTCCCATGTCGCGGGACGATCCAGAGTTGCAGGATGAGAATCGCAAGATACTGGACACCATTGAGAATGCTCTGAAGCAGTTGAATGTG GAACGCGTACAGATGCACGACCAATACAAGACGAAGGTGAGGAAGCTGACGGAGGAGCTCATACGCCTGGAAGAGGAGGAAATGGATGGTTTGCAGATACTAAACTGCCGAGAGCAGGAGCTGGTAGCCCGCAAGGATATGCTGCTGTGGGAGAAGACCAACGAGAAGGTTCAG ATCGACATTGTGTGTAGACAAATTTCAGCGTTTCAGACGCAGCTCGACTCTAAGAAACGCGATTTCTCAGAGTATGTAGCTAAAGAATTGCAGGAACTGCAAGATTGTGGCAAACTGGATGag ATGGGCATGAAGATCGAGGAAGGCACTCCTCTTAATGAtgagctgctgttgcaggtCTCTGACTCATTGGATCTGTTTGCCGCTCAATTCATCAAGGACACTGTACGGAGAAAT AACGAGGAAATCCGCAAGTTGGATGAGGAAATAGCCGAAAAGGAGCGCATACTCAatgccagcaccagcaaaatAGCCAAAGTGGATGAATCCATGTTGGAAATTCAAGCTCAATTGGAAAGATTGCGTGTGGAACGCGCCGAGAGCGAGGCAGAGGCGCAGGCGATGCGTGAGAGGAAGCAAACGATGAAGCTGCAACTCGGCAAcaagtccatgtccatgtccaccTCCACCAGCACAAATGAAGCAGACGATGTGTCCAAGTCGGACACTTATGAAACCTGTGATACCTTCCATACCGCCCAATCCAATTTCTCGCTTGTCTCATCGCCAACCATCACGGAGGGCCAACAGACGCCGCTGAGCAACTGTTCCTGCGAGGCAGAGGATGAGGCGGAGGACACACGCAAGGATGATGACATTTCAGGCAGCAGCGAAGATGCCTCTCGCACCTGCACTGCCGGCccaagcagcggcagtggaagtggTAGTGGCAGTGTTAGCACCGGAATTGGTGCACCCACAGCAACGCCCAGCTCGCAGGCTATCATGAGCGACAGTGGCGTGTGCTTGGACAGTCGAACTCAGGCGCTGCTCCAGAATGGACACCTCAACAATTACAAACAAAGCGTGCGCACCAGTGATGAGGATACGGGCTCCTGTTCCTCGTGTGAACTGGGCCGACATTCGGATATTTCGCGTCCCTACTGTCCGCTGCACTCGTTGCGCCGCAAGATTGCCGCCCAGAAGGCATTGATCATGAAGAACCTCGAGTCGGACCTGAACAAGACGCAGTTGGATGAGCAAATTGCCGATCTGCAGGATCTGCAGCGACGCTACATTCAAATGGAGCAGGAAATGCTCCAAACTGTGCAGGATCTGGAGGCGCACGCTCAGTGCTGTGCCGATGAGCGATCTGGCATGGAACGCCAGTACGAGCTGGCCAGTTCCATTATGCGATCCAGCGTGATGAGTCCCACCAGCATGGAGGAGTCAACATCGCAAATTTATCCACCCAGCATGACAAGATCCTGCCCATCCATGCGGGAGTTTC CTGAGGGTGATCATTTCATTACGATACCCTCCTTTGTGATGCGTGGAGCTGGCAAGCAGACGCACTACGAGTACGAGGTACGCATCGCCCTGCCCGATGGCAAACTCAACATTCTTCGTCGCTACAGTCGCTTCCGTGAACTGCATTTATGCATGAAGCACTGCTATGGAGCCAAG ATCTCTGCATTACCATTTCCACGCCGTGAGCTGTTTGCGTCGAACAGCGAGCCAGTGGCCAAGCATCGTCGACGCCTGTTGGAGCTCTATTTACGTAGGCTGTTTGTGGTTTGCTCAAAGATACCACAATGCCCGATATATGAGGGACCAGGGGGGCCGGGCCTCACGCGTGCCTCCCTCGTACAGCTGTCGTCTTTTTTCAAGAAGGGCCTGTTCGAGAACGGGAAGCATGGGACGGGATAA